A window of Akkermansiaceae bacterium genomic DNA:
TCTTGTTTTTATCCTGGGAAGCTTCTGGCTATCCTGGTCCTCGGCATCAGCTGTTTCCGCCTGTGCGAGTAACCCGTCGATATCCAGCCGGAGTTGCTCGCGGATTTCAACGGCTCGTTGATAGCTGACGTTCTGATCGATGGACGCATTGGCCTTTAAATGGGTGCCATCCAGCGAGACGTTGCCGAGCTTGAGCAACTTGAGCTCGCGGGCCAGCTCCAACACATCGACAAAACTCTCGCGGAAAGCCTCGAGGTTGTCGCGGCGGAACTTGCAGATCGTGTCGTGATCGGGATGGGTCCCTGCCGTCAGGTAACGGATTGCCACGTCGCGGTGGGTGGCTCGCTCGATCTTACGCGAGGAAAACAGACCGTTGGCGTAGCTGTAGATCAGCAGCGCCAGCATCATATGGGGCGGGAATTGTTTGGCTCCGGTGCCCCGGTGATTGACCCGAAAGCTCTCCAGCGGGAGGCGGTCCACCGCCTCGATCACGAAATGGACCAGGTCGTCCTCGGGCACCCACTCACGCAGGTCAGGAGGCAGAAGCATCGGAGTATTACGGTCTACGGAAACAAAGCGTGCGGCCATGCATTGAGACTATCAAACTCTTGGATCAATTCCAAGTCCGACAAGCTCCTAGGTAAACCATCCACAGTTAGTCCGGCGCCACTAGTAGGACCAGCAACTTTAACTATGACTTCTCCAGGGACCATTTCCCCATGTGTTGGTATGCGTATCGTCAGTACAACAGTTTCGTCGGCAACATCGGCAACTCCAGCGGGCACGCCTTCAACAGCAGTTGTCATTCCTAGTGATGCTTCGGGACCCGTCTCCATCATTATGGAATCCAGTGTCGATCTAATTACCTGGGTACCAGCAAATCCAGGACAATACGGATCAACAACCTCAAATCGGTTCTTTCGTGTGAGAGCAGTGAACAACTAGCCCACGTATTCCGGTCGAGTAGGCGGCGGGGCCACCCCGCCACCTTTACTACTAAACGGGTATGAACCGTAAAAGGGGGCAGCAACTGTCTGAAAATGTGAAATTGGTCAGGCATAGAAATGTATCATTGACACCTTGCACTCCCCCATTTCCTCCGGTAGAATCCCATCATGCCACGCCAAGTCAGAGTCCAGTTCGATGACGCCATTTACCATGTGATGGCGCGAGGGAACCGGCTGGACAAGATTGTGCGCAGTGACGCGGATCGCGAGAGCTTTGAGGCGACGCTT
This region includes:
- a CDS encoding transposase; protein product: MLLPPDLREWVPEDDLVHFVIEAVDRLPLESFRVNHRGTGAKQFPPHMMLALLIYSYANGLFSSRKIERATHRDVAIRYLTAGTHPDHDTICKFRRDNLEAFRESFVDVLELARELKLLKLGNVSLDGTHLKANASIDQNVSYQRAVEIREQLRLDIDGLLAQAETADAEDQDSQKLPRIKTRSVLEY